The following proteins are co-located in the Candidatus Nanosynbacter sp. HMT-352 genome:
- the ychF gene encoding redox-regulated ATPase YchF, producing MSLSIGIVGLPNVGKSTLFNALTNNDILAANYPFATIEPNTGIVPVPDNRLQILADLYHAQKIIPATVTFVDIAGLVAGASKGEGLGNKFLHNIRECDAIIHVVRAFENSKILRHDEAPIDPKKDIEVINTELILADLQTLEKRLPQLQKEAKASPKARQKVEYLQSLIDNLQKGVPISALTDVDFEAISDLHLLTAKPVIYAFNVDEEGLNNSDLQSQLTELVSPAKTVFVCAKLEEELKGLSENDAKELLESYGVKETGLAKLIHAAYDTLGLQSYLTAGEKEVRAWTIHKGWTAPQAAGVIHSDFERGFIAAQIVDFNDLVAAGSEVKARENGKIRTEGKTYVMQPNDVVEFRFNV from the coding sequence ATGAGTTTATCTATTGGAATCGTTGGTTTACCAAATGTCGGCAAGTCGACACTTTTTAACGCTTTAACAAATAATGATATTTTGGCGGCTAATTATCCGTTTGCGACAATCGAGCCGAACACGGGAATTGTTCCCGTGCCAGATAATCGCCTGCAAATTTTAGCCGATCTTTATCATGCGCAAAAAATTATTCCAGCCACTGTAACTTTTGTTGATATTGCAGGGCTGGTTGCTGGCGCGTCTAAGGGTGAAGGTCTAGGCAATAAGTTTCTACACAATATCAGAGAGTGCGACGCAATTATTCATGTTGTCCGCGCGTTCGAAAATTCAAAGATTCTGCGCCATGATGAAGCACCGATTGACCCTAAGAAAGACATTGAGGTTATAAATACTGAGCTTATTCTGGCCGATCTACAAACTCTTGAAAAACGCCTGCCTCAACTTCAAAAAGAAGCCAAAGCGAGCCCAAAAGCTCGCCAAAAAGTTGAATATCTGCAGTCTTTAATCGACAATTTACAAAAAGGCGTACCAATTTCCGCCCTGACAGATGTGGATTTTGAGGCAATTTCCGACCTGCACCTTCTTACCGCCAAACCCGTTATTTACGCATTTAACGTTGACGAGGAAGGATTGAACAACTCCGATCTACAGAGTCAATTGACCGAACTCGTAAGTCCCGCAAAAACCGTCTTTGTCTGCGCAAAATTGGAGGAAGAATTGAAAGGCTTATCCGAAAATGACGCCAAAGAGTTATTAGAAAGCTACGGCGTCAAGGAAACTGGACTCGCCAAACTTATTCACGCAGCCTACGATACGCTCGGACTACAAAGCTACTTAACTGCGGGCGAAAAAGAAGTCAGAGCTTGGACAATTCACAAGGGCTGGACTGCACCGCAAGCCGCGGGCGTTATTCACTCGGATTTTGAGCGCGGATTTATTGCCGCACAAATTGTCGATTTTAACGATTTGGTCGCAGCAGGATCGGAAGTTAAGGCTCGTGAAAACGGCAAAATTCGCACCGAAGGAAAAACCTACGTCATGCAGCCAAACGACGTCGTTGAATTTAGGTTTAACGTTTAG
- the pilM gene encoding type IV pilus assembly protein PilM, whose product MKLAKGLGEFFGLDIDTNAVRVVQLSRTGTGWSLSHYGYTPVDSKITSGDSPESKRRLGEAIMTAVGQAGIKTSNVAVGLPSNKTFSTIIDVPKVSEQELKAMMKYQVDQYIPMSLDEAEVDWVLLGDSLHAQNQYEILLTSTAKSYAEERLELVENLGFNVIAEEPNAIAMVRSLSATDSQDARLIINMGENSTDLAVVYNGAPRLIRMIPTGLSSLVRSAVQNLSVQEDQARQFILKFGLAPDKLDGQVLRAIDSTLDNFSSELVKSIKFFQTRYPSVAVSGILLSGFGSAIPQLDGYVMNKTGVQSIAADPWQRVQVSQSDQQQLAPIASEFAIAVGLAQRSNIS is encoded by the coding sequence ATGAAATTAGCAAAAGGGTTGGGCGAATTCTTCGGACTGGACATCGATACGAATGCGGTGCGGGTGGTTCAATTGTCTCGTACTGGCACGGGATGGAGTTTGTCTCATTACGGTTATACGCCAGTTGATTCTAAGATAACGAGCGGCGATTCTCCAGAGTCTAAGCGACGTTTGGGCGAGGCTATTATGACCGCCGTTGGTCAAGCTGGGATTAAGACGTCCAATGTAGCTGTCGGTTTGCCGTCAAATAAGACGTTTTCTACCATTATTGATGTGCCAAAGGTTTCTGAGCAGGAATTGAAGGCGATGATGAAATATCAAGTTGATCAATATATTCCAATGTCTTTGGATGAGGCAGAAGTTGACTGGGTTTTATTGGGTGATAGTTTGCATGCTCAGAATCAGTATGAGATTTTGCTAACAAGTACAGCGAAGTCTTATGCGGAAGAGCGTCTGGAATTAGTTGAAAATCTTGGCTTCAATGTGATTGCCGAAGAGCCAAACGCTATTGCTATGGTTCGCTCTTTATCAGCTACCGATTCTCAGGATGCGCGTTTGATTATCAATATGGGCGAAAATTCAACGGATTTGGCGGTCGTCTACAACGGAGCGCCGCGACTTATTCGTATGATTCCGACAGGGCTTTCATCTTTGGTTCGATCGGCGGTTCAGAATCTTAGCGTCCAGGAAGATCAAGCTCGTCAATTTATTTTGAAATTTGGTTTGGCGCCGGATAAATTGGATGGTCAAGTGTTAAGGGCTATTGATTCAACTCTCGACAATTTTTCTTCAGAGCTGGTGAAATCTATAAAGTTTTTCCAAACTCGATATCCAAGCGTAGCAGTTTCTGGAATTTTGTTATCAGGGTTTGGTTCAGCTATTCCGCAACTTGATGGGTATGTGATGAATAAAACTGGAGTTCAGTCAATTGCCGCAGATCCGTGGCAGCGCGTTCAAGTTTCTCAGTCAGATCAACAGCAATTGGCGCCGATTGCTTCAGAATTCGCTATTGCCGTAGGTCTGGCACAAAGGAGTAATATATCATGA
- a CDS encoding PilN domain-containing protein, with product MIEINLLPNVKRELLKTRAMRNRVISISFLAGGASIAAVVVLALIFGSQIAAEAVQNGVIKDRNDKLMAVEDLNKVVTIQNQLTKINEQHSGKKINSRIFDVVTAVNPVAPNNVSFSDIKVNPESKTITLEGSAVNGYSALETLKKTILNTKVQTTDGDKSSEVSLTKEIKDGDTSFGENSEGKKVLQFSFSFEYAEELLAPANNGTVSVLTPTGKVDVTDSRQGIPDSLFKSNSKKQEKK from the coding sequence ATGATTGAGATAAATCTTCTCCCAAACGTTAAGCGCGAGCTATTGAAGACTCGGGCTATGCGCAATCGGGTTATTTCGATATCGTTCTTGGCGGGCGGTGCTTCGATTGCGGCAGTAGTTGTTTTGGCGTTGATTTTTGGTAGCCAAATTGCAGCCGAGGCGGTTCAGAACGGAGTTATTAAAGATAGGAACGACAAATTGATGGCGGTCGAAGATCTCAATAAGGTTGTAACGATTCAAAATCAATTGACAAAGATCAATGAGCAACATTCTGGAAAGAAGATTAATTCAAGGATCTTTGATGTTGTAACAGCGGTTAATCCGGTTGCACCAAATAACGTTAGTTTTTCGGATATAAAAGTCAATCCTGAGTCAAAAACTATTACTCTGGAGGGTAGCGCGGTTAATGGCTATAGCGCGTTAGAAACCTTAAAGAAAACCATCTTGAATACGAAGGTCCAGACTACTGACGGTGATAAAAGTTCCGAGGTTAGTCTGACTAAGGAGATAAAAGATGGCGATACTAGTTTTGGAGAGAACTCAGAAGGTAAAAAAGTGTTGCAATTCTCGTTCTCGTTTGAATACGCAGAAGAATTACTAGCGCCTGCAAATAATGGCACAGTTTCCGTGTTGACGCCGACTGGTAAGGTTGATGTGACAGACTCACGTCAGGGAATTCCGGATAGCTTGTTTAAGAGTAACTCGAAAAAACAGGAGAAGAAATAA
- a CDS encoding GspE/PulE family protein, with protein MALLTDDIQDKLIELLVNEGLIEKSVIDDALKRASESGKPLFSLLSEEGLLDNELLVHGVAQVSGVPYVNLSNSVISQDILSLLPSDVAERFMAVPLAEVQNRLAVAMIDANNVQAVDYLSNRIQRPIKVFMASEESVRHVLDQYKTDLSSVNVAAQASQEESLSEAGNIKTIVQDSPISRALSTILEYAVKSHASDVHIEPLEKALKIRCRVDGVLREIMQLPKSIEPALVSRIKILSNLKIDEHRIPQDGQFAVNVAGKEVDLRIAISPVVWGEQVVIRLLDKSGSSFNLEDMGYAGRALRTIRKGIKRPNGMILTSGPTGSGKSTSLYALIKEIKDDTVNIVTLEDPVEYKMDGVNQIQVNAEVGLTFASGLRSILRQDPDIVMVGEIRDNETANLAIQAALTGHLVFSTLHTNSAAGVLPRLLDMGIEPFLIASTVNTIIGQRLVRRVARRRDIYQSSPLETQVIREAVGGLLPQTREQVAQYAQDLGYESLPLATQTSFALAKGKDTPQTPRGYAGRAGLYEVMDITEEIQNLIVKRATSAEIQRMAIQQGMITMRQDGYLKALNGITTIEEVNRVAADTA; from the coding sequence ATGGCTTTACTGACGGACGACATCCAAGATAAGTTGATCGAGCTGCTCGTAAACGAGGGGCTTATTGAGAAGTCTGTCATTGATGATGCCTTAAAGCGTGCCTCTGAGAGTGGCAAGCCGTTATTTAGTTTGCTTAGCGAAGAGGGACTGCTTGATAATGAACTATTAGTTCATGGCGTGGCTCAAGTTTCGGGTGTGCCGTACGTCAATCTGTCGAATAGTGTTATTAGCCAGGATATTTTATCTCTATTGCCGTCCGACGTTGCTGAGAGATTTATGGCTGTGCCGCTAGCCGAAGTTCAGAATAGACTAGCGGTAGCGATGATCGACGCGAATAATGTTCAAGCGGTGGACTATTTGTCAAATCGTATCCAGCGTCCGATAAAAGTATTTATGGCTTCGGAAGAGAGTGTCCGTCATGTCTTAGATCAATATAAGACTGACTTGTCGTCTGTTAATGTGGCTGCACAGGCTTCGCAGGAAGAGTCTTTGTCGGAAGCTGGCAATATCAAAACAATTGTTCAAGATTCACCAATATCACGAGCGTTGTCGACAATTTTGGAGTACGCAGTGAAGAGTCACGCGTCCGACGTGCATATTGAGCCATTAGAGAAGGCTTTGAAGATTCGTTGTCGTGTTGACGGTGTTTTGCGTGAGATTATGCAGCTTCCAAAGAGCATTGAGCCGGCGCTAGTTAGTCGTATTAAGATTCTTTCCAATCTGAAAATTGACGAGCATCGGATTCCTCAGGATGGTCAATTCGCGGTTAACGTCGCAGGTAAAGAAGTTGACCTCCGTATCGCTATCTCTCCTGTCGTTTGGGGCGAGCAAGTAGTTATTCGTCTGCTTGATAAGAGTGGAAGTTCTTTCAACTTGGAAGACATGGGCTACGCTGGGCGCGCATTAAGAACGATTCGCAAGGGAATTAAGCGACCAAATGGAATGATCTTGACGTCGGGTCCAACTGGTTCTGGTAAGTCAACGAGTTTGTACGCGTTGATCAAGGAGATTAAGGATGACACCGTGAATATTGTGACGCTTGAAGATCCGGTTGAGTATAAGATGGATGGCGTCAATCAGATTCAGGTGAACGCAGAAGTTGGTTTGACGTTTGCTTCTGGATTGCGCTCAATTTTGCGCCAAGACCCAGACATTGTGATGGTTGGTGAGATTCGCGATAACGAAACTGCGAATTTGGCTATTCAGGCGGCCTTAACGGGACACTTGGTTTTCTCGACACTTCACACTAATTCCGCTGCTGGTGTATTGCCACGTTTGTTGGATATGGGAATCGAGCCGTTTCTTATTGCTAGCACGGTTAACACAATTATTGGTCAGCGTTTGGTGAGGCGAGTGGCGCGTCGTCGGGATATTTATCAATCGTCACCACTGGAAACGCAGGTAATTCGCGAGGCAGTTGGTGGATTATTGCCGCAAACAAGGGAGCAAGTTGCTCAATACGCGCAAGATCTGGGATATGAAAGCTTGCCGCTAGCGACGCAGACGTCGTTTGCCTTGGCAAAAGGAAAAGATACGCCGCAAACTCCTCGCGGTTATGCTGGACGAGCTGGTTTGTATGAGGTCATGGATATTACTGAAGAGATTCAGAATTTGATTGTTAAGCGCGCAACTTCAGCGGAAATCCAGCGAATGGCAATTCAACAGGGTATGATTACGATGCGCCAAGATGGTTATCTGAAGGCGTTGAACGGAATAACGACAATAGAAGAAGTTAATAGGGTAGCGGCGGATACCGCGTAA
- a CDS encoding type IV pilus twitching motility protein PilT: MNNQELRIEILLEEVVKKRASDLHIQVGLPPMLRIDGALMPAAGTQPLDEPAVERLVFQILDEDQRQILLKDKEFDFSFAFGTLGRFRVNAFHERGNLAAALRLIPNEIKSASELGMPPVVNTFADFPRGLVLVTGPTGSGKSTTLAALVDKINSERSQHIITIEDPIEFTHKSKKSVVVQREVHYDTYSFSAALRSSLRQDPDVVLIGEMRDLETISAAITIAETGHLVFATLHTNSAAQSIDRMIDVFPPHQQPQIRAQLSNILMAICSQRLVPAIGGGRVVAAEVLIANPAVRNIIREGKSHQLDAVIQTGADQGMQTMDRTLVNLVQNGTITYDSAREFAVDLTEFERLMRG; this comes from the coding sequence ATGAATAATCAAGAATTGCGAATTGAGATTTTGCTGGAAGAAGTCGTTAAGAAGCGAGCTTCAGACCTTCATATTCAAGTTGGTTTGCCGCCAATGCTACGAATTGACGGTGCGCTTATGCCGGCCGCCGGAACTCAACCATTGGACGAGCCTGCAGTTGAGAGATTGGTATTTCAGATTCTTGATGAAGATCAGCGACAGATTTTGCTAAAAGATAAGGAATTCGACTTTTCGTTTGCGTTTGGCACACTGGGACGATTCCGAGTTAACGCCTTTCATGAGCGTGGCAATTTGGCTGCAGCTCTACGTTTGATTCCAAATGAAATTAAGTCGGCATCTGAACTGGGTATGCCACCAGTTGTTAATACGTTTGCGGATTTTCCTCGCGGTTTGGTGTTGGTCACTGGTCCAACTGGTTCTGGTAAGTCAACAACTTTGGCGGCGCTGGTTGATAAAATTAATTCTGAGCGCTCACAGCATATTATTACCATTGAAGATCCTATCGAGTTTACTCACAAGTCGAAAAAATCAGTGGTAGTTCAGCGTGAGGTTCATTACGACACTTATTCCTTCTCTGCAGCTTTACGCTCGAGTCTTCGCCAAGACCCAGACGTTGTGTTGATTGGTGAGATGCGCGATCTCGAGACGATTTCAGCGGCGATTACAATTGCCGAAACTGGACACTTGGTGTTTGCAACGCTACACACGAACTCCGCAGCGCAATCAATTGACCGTATGATTGACGTGTTCCCACCGCACCAGCAACCGCAAATTCGTGCTCAGCTCAGTAATATTTTGATGGCAATTTGTTCGCAGCGACTAGTCCCAGCTATTGGCGGCGGACGAGTTGTGGCGGCAGAGGTTTTGATTGCTAATCCAGCGGTGCGCAACATTATCCGCGAAGGTAAATCTCACCAATTGGATGCCGTGATTCAGACTGGTGCTGATCAGGGAATGCAGACGATGGATCGAACTTTGGTCAATTTGGTGCAGAATGGTACGATTACGTATGATAGCGCTCGTGAATTTGCTGTCGATTTGACGGAATTCGAGAGGTTGATGAGGGGGTAG
- a CDS encoding type II secretion system F family protein, with the protein MKKYDYEARDSASNKIVKSVVQADSENAAAKLLTSQGFVPLKIELQDDKTSFFAKFSGRITTKDKVVFTRQLATLIGAGLPLAQSLRTVQEQTTNKRMQEIVQEIISDVEGGKSLSDSFAKHPEAFNKVYVALVSAGETSGTMDDSLKRLAAQQEKDAAMMSKIRGAMMYPSIVLVVIILVIGFMLFTVVPQVEGLYRDLNKGLPFVTLMMIKTANFFSSLWWLVILAMIIGGYFLVQYLKTEQGIRTKDTFKLNVPLFKGMFRKMYMARFARTGQVLLSTGVPMLDMLRITSDAVNNVIISESILRASDKVKGGKALSASLSNEDYFLAMVPQMIKIGEQSGKIDEMMGKTAQVYEDELDEEIRALSTAIEPVLMVFLAIVAGTMVAAILLPIYSLVGNINIR; encoded by the coding sequence ATGAAAAAGTACGATTACGAAGCCAGAGATAGTGCAAGTAATAAAATCGTTAAATCAGTTGTTCAGGCTGATAGCGAAAATGCTGCCGCGAAGCTTTTGACGTCACAAGGGTTTGTCCCATTAAAAATTGAACTACAAGACGATAAGACCAGCTTCTTTGCAAAGTTTTCTGGTAGAATCACCACTAAGGATAAGGTTGTATTTACTCGTCAGCTGGCTACACTTATTGGTGCAGGGCTACCTTTGGCGCAAAGCCTTCGAACAGTTCAGGAACAGACTACGAATAAGCGCATGCAGGAGATAGTCCAGGAAATTATCTCTGACGTTGAAGGTGGTAAATCCTTGTCTGATTCGTTCGCAAAGCATCCAGAAGCTTTCAATAAAGTTTATGTAGCTTTGGTCTCGGCTGGTGAAACGTCAGGTACAATGGATGATTCTCTTAAGAGGTTGGCGGCTCAGCAGGAAAAGGACGCTGCTATGATGAGTAAAATTAGAGGTGCTATGATGTATCCGTCAATTGTCTTGGTAGTGATTATCTTAGTTATCGGATTTATGTTGTTCACGGTTGTTCCGCAAGTTGAGGGTCTGTATCGTGACTTAAATAAGGGGTTGCCATTTGTAACTCTTATGATGATTAAAACGGCGAACTTTTTTAGTAGTCTTTGGTGGCTTGTTATATTGGCAATGATTATCGGCGGTTATTTCCTAGTACAATATCTGAAAACTGAACAAGGAATTAGGACTAAAGACACCTTTAAGCTTAATGTTCCGCTATTTAAAGGAATGTTCAGGAAAATGTACATGGCTCGATTTGCCAGGACTGGTCAAGTTCTTCTGAGTACTGGCGTGCCGATGCTTGATATGCTTCGTATTACGTCTGATGCTGTCAATAACGTGATTATTAGCGAAAGTATACTTCGCGCATCGGATAAGGTTAAAGGCGGTAAGGCGCTCTCAGCTTCTTTATCTAATGAAGATTATTTCCTAGCAATGGTACCGCAGATGATTAAAATTGGTGAGCAATCGGGTAAAATTGATGAGATGATGGGCAAGACCGCTCAAGTTTATGAAGATGAGCTTGATGAGGAAATTCGCGCTTTGTCGACGGCGATAGAACCAGTCCTGATGGTCTTTTTGGCTATAGTTGCAGGTACGATGGTCGCGGCTATCTTGCTTCCAATTTATAGTTTGGTCGGCAACATCAATATTCGCTAG
- a CDS encoding type II secretion system protein has product MTKKDNKKGFTIIEVVLVLAIAGLIFAMVFIALPALQRSQHDQSRKNDASTVAAAITNWNAANRNGGTFNEESLRKYVDKLDQYDKSSELKVATPGASMSVASNEIKVMRGKKCPASTPAPSADDPANITLQNGSSRNAAVVVLLENNGSQKQLYCQDV; this is encoded by the coding sequence ATGACAAAAAAAGATAATAAAAAAGGATTTACAATCATCGAGGTCGTCCTAGTCTTGGCTATTGCTGGACTTATCTTTGCGATGGTGTTTATCGCATTGCCAGCTTTGCAACGTAGCCAGCATGACCAGTCAAGGAAGAACGATGCTTCAACAGTTGCTGCAGCTATTACCAATTGGAACGCAGCTAACCGCAACGGTGGCACATTTAACGAAGAGTCTCTACGCAAGTATGTCGACAAGCTTGATCAATACGACAAGTCTTCAGAGTTAAAGGTTGCTACACCTGGTGCTTCAATGTCAGTAGCTAGTAACGAAATCAAGGTTATGCGAGGTAAGAAATGTCCTGCTAGCACGCCAGCTCCATCTGCTGACGATCCAGCAAACATAACTTTGCAAAACGGATCTTCACGCAACGCAGCAGTTGTAGTTCTATTGGAAAATAACGGTTCTCAAAAGCAATTGTATTGCCAGGATGTATAA